One window from the genome of Diabrotica virgifera virgifera chromosome 6, PGI_DIABVI_V3a encodes:
- the LOC114332396 gene encoding radial spoke head protein 9 homolog — METSKRLSICNMNLNYILNTLDSSGYFGHVISTEESIILQSSLLILQNENHFKEIYFWGKILGAEKDYYIAYGYQKDILHGRVFYYSRNCVNWGLLPKPTQNGLSLTPLCTTKFQGDPSMIIEIVIEQDETLISGKRKQPEIRKLKEEDRLASTVYLIMEESAVIPRAGIFRQPDGVIVNNLGFEGLHLLDAREWSSFLHLRVPTRKQNTNLLTKDDYNYATDFLDPIDNDIPEGCWMIQITQSEDLVILKSMYWPGLIFFHNIKTPKHGFIYFGHGKKCLDVPFMLSPFFT; from the exons ATGGAGACGTCAAAGAGATTGTCAATTTGTAATATGAATTTGAATTATATATTAAACACTTTAGATTCTTCAGGATATTTTGGCCATGTAATTAGTACAGAAGAAAGTATAATCCTACAAAGTTCTCTTTTGATTCTTCAAAACGAAAATCATTTTAAGGAAATATATTTTTGGGGTAAAATTCTTGGCGCCGAGAAGGACTATTACATTGCTTACGGATATCAGAAGGATATTTTGCACGGAAGGGTTTTTTATTATAGTAGGAATTGTGTAAATTGGGGATTATTGCCGAAACCTACTCAAAATGGACTTTCCTTGACACCTCTTTGCACTACAAAATTTCAAG GTGATCCTTCTATGATTATCGAAATAGTAATAGAGCAAGATGAAACATTGATTAGTGGTAAAAGAAAACAGCCAGAAATAAGAAAACTTAAGGAAGAAGATCGTCTTGCTAGCACAGTTTATTTGATAATGGAAGAATCAGCTGTCATTCCTAGAGCAGGTATATTTCGCCAACCAGATGGAGTAATAGTAAATAATCTGGGTTTTGAAGGACTCCATTTGTTAGACGCGCGTGAATGGAGCTCATTTTTGCATTTGCGAGTTCCTACTAGAAAGCAAAATACAAATCTGTTAACTAAAGATGATTACAATTATGCAACAGACTTCTTAGATCCCATAGACAACGATATACCTGAGGGTTGTTGGATGATTCAAATAACTCAAAGTGAGGATCTTGTTATATTGAAATCAATGTATTGGCctggacttatattttttcacaatATAAAAACACCTAAGCACGGATTTATTTATTTTGGCCATGGTAAAAAATGCTTGGATGTTCCATTTATGCTTAGCCCGTTCTTTACTTAG